Below is a genomic region from Culicoides brevitarsis isolate CSIRO-B50_1 chromosome 2, AGI_CSIRO_Cbre_v1, whole genome shotgun sequence.
AATTGAggaatgaagaattttttttattattattagataaaagacaaatatttatatatcaatctaaaaatttttatggcaaATTAGCCcatcgttaaaaaaatgctttcattagttaaattttaaggtaGTTCCTAAAGAGAACCTAAGAACGACTCGTTGAGGAAGTAGTACATGAACTCTCTTAGCTTTTTATGTCATTTACGTTTGGagattgttttgaaatactaacaAAAAAGCCTTactagaaaacatttttttgctattcgaaatttttttagtgttgtAGAAATAAGTTAACGCCACTAACGACGAAATATACTCGAAAATTAGTTAATACGCGAGAAAATGAGAGTTTATGCATGCATTTAACTTCCTCACGACGTCAGCTTGATTGAAAGAATTTGGCAGAAAcagagattatttttattgaggtcgctttaaatttatttcaaaaatttttttctcaaaaaattaaaaaaataaatcttcttcaattttaaaaagtagagttttaagaatttttaatcttttatcaataattttgtcatttttttaaatacctatttccgatttttaataaaaaaaaattagaacatttcaagtaaagaaaaaaaaatttaggtataaaaaattaatattgtcacaaaaagtaaaagagaaaaattgctaaaattaaatattaaaataaaaaaaaattaaatcaaatttcaaagtcaaaaattaaaaataaaatctttggaAGAAAATCCCAAAAccgttaaattttgataaatttttatcaaaaatttgaatttttcagggattttttatttttttataatttgaatttttctttgtaaaaagaaataataattttttgtcataatttttttctctgcaattttttttttcacaaaataaatttcttctgaaaattttaatttttaaaaaggaacaagagaaaaaaaaaattaaaataaatttgtagcgACCAAATTACCTTCCTACTAACCTGAATGCAATATTTATCTagtaaaataaatggaaaatatcagtactattaatattattaactcaaataaaaagaaaatattatggattgttatctcataaaaaaaataatattcaaaaaaatttattcatttttgttaaattctaCTCTAGTTTCGCGCATTGCTTGTTTCTTCGCCTTCCGTTCAGCTTTCTTCTCTTCTGGCGTCTTTTTCAAGCCCTTCATCTTGCGTGTCTGCAACTTCGTCACGTCTTGCTTGCCAACGTGGACCCTTCCATGGTAGTTGCCCAACTCGTCTCGCGTgacattcttcttcttcgtcacaCGCAGCGGTGCCGGCGTTCGCAACGCTTGTTTGTACAACTCTTTTGTAGCGATTTTCGTGCGACGAATACCAAAATTGATCGACGGCCCGATCTCTGACAATTCAATACGTGGCGTTTTCTGTCCCGATTTCCGCAAGAGAATTTTGTAGGAACgcataaaaattgtgaaatcgTCGTCAATGGTGAAACTGATGACATGCTCCAAGCCTTGCAAGCGAATTGCATCAACAGGTTCCTTGTGAAAGACATCGAGCAACAAATTCCGTAAGCGTCGCAATTCCTCGGTCAACTTCCATTTGTAGCCGTTAAAAATTAGACACGGTTTCACGTGCGTGCTAAT
It encodes:
- the LOC134829228 gene encoding ribosome production factor 2 homolog, whose protein sequence is MSLLRIRKPKTRRGKKILLDREPKTIENCKNAIFVEGRKCSANVRGAMKDIFTIKKPGVKNMKHNNDYTPFDDATPLEQLTMKNDCTHFFFGSHSKKRPDNLIIGRLYEHEVLDMVELAIKSFKPLHEFKVEKISTHVKPCLIFNGYKWKLTEELRRLRNLLLDVFHKEPVDAIRLQGLEHVISFTIDDDFTIFMRSYKILLRKSGQKTPRIELSEIGPSINFGIRRTKIATKELYKQALRTPAPLRVTKKKNVTRDELGNYHGRVHVGKQDVTKLQTRKMKGLKKTPEEKKAERKAKKQAMRETRVEFNKNE